One Micromonospora sp. WMMD1120 genomic region harbors:
- a CDS encoding quinone-dependent dihydroorotate dehydrogenase has product MTLFERAVRPWLFRLGGGDAEAAHEWTLRRLATVSTNPVALAALRARYAVQAPRTVFGVRFPNPVGLAAGMDKDGAALPAWPALGFGFVEVGTVTAHAQPGNPRPRLFRLPANEAVVNRMGFNNAGAEALAARLAALPRPLGVPLGISLGKSKVTPLDQAVEDYLASYRALRGHGDYFAVNVSSPNTPGLRSLQDRAHLDALLDALVGEKPVLVKIAPDLTEAAIAELLEVCLARGAAGVIATNTTLARTGLAAADTERGAEAGGLSGRPLTARAREVVAFVHRETGGRLPIIGVGGVLDPDDAARMFDAGAALVQLYTGFIYRGPALVRAAARATVTATAPDPVAGR; this is encoded by the coding sequence GTGACGCTGTTCGAGCGGGCGGTACGGCCGTGGTTGTTCCGCCTCGGCGGTGGGGACGCCGAGGCGGCGCACGAGTGGACCCTGCGGCGGTTGGCCACGGTGTCGACGAATCCGGTGGCGCTGGCCGCGCTGCGGGCCCGGTACGCGGTCCAGGCGCCGCGCACGGTGTTCGGTGTGCGCTTCCCCAACCCGGTCGGGCTGGCGGCCGGGATGGACAAGGACGGCGCGGCGTTGCCGGCCTGGCCGGCGCTGGGCTTCGGCTTCGTGGAGGTCGGCACGGTCACCGCGCACGCCCAGCCGGGCAACCCCCGGCCCCGGCTGTTCCGCCTGCCGGCGAACGAGGCGGTGGTCAACCGGATGGGCTTCAACAACGCCGGGGCCGAGGCGCTGGCCGCCCGGCTGGCGGCGCTGCCCCGTCCGCTCGGGGTGCCGCTGGGGATCTCGCTGGGCAAGTCCAAGGTCACCCCGCTCGACCAGGCGGTGGAGGACTACCTCGCCTCGTACCGGGCGCTGCGCGGGCACGGCGACTACTTCGCGGTGAACGTGTCCTCCCCGAACACCCCGGGCCTGCGTTCGTTGCAGGACCGGGCGCACCTCGACGCGCTGCTCGACGCGCTGGTGGGGGAGAAACCGGTGCTGGTCAAGATCGCGCCGGACCTGACCGAGGCGGCGATCGCCGAGCTGTTGGAGGTCTGTCTGGCCCGGGGCGCCGCCGGGGTGATCGCCACCAACACCACGCTGGCCCGCACCGGACTGGCCGCGGCGGACACCGAGCGCGGCGCCGAGGCCGGTGGGCTCTCCGGTCGGCCGCTCACCGCACGTGCGCGCGAGGTGGTCGCGTTCGTCCACCGGGAGACCGGCGGCCGGTTGCCGATCATCGGTGTCGGTGGGGTGCTGGACCCGGACGACGCGGCGCGGATGTTCGACGCCGGCGCCGCCCTGGTGCAGCTCTACACCGGCTTCATCTACCGGGGCCCGGCCCTGGTCCGCGCCGCCGCCCGCGCGACGGTCACCGCTACGGCGCCGGACCCGGTCGCCGGACGGTGA
- the rpoZ gene encoding DNA-directed RNA polymerase subunit omega, with protein MGSIANPEGITNPPIDELLEKTTSKYALVIFAAKRARQVNAYYSQLGEGLLEYVGPLVETTPQEKPLSIAMREINSGLLTAEPTDQP; from the coding sequence GTGGGATCCATCGCCAACCCCGAAGGCATCACCAACCCGCCGATCGACGAGCTCCTCGAGAAGACGACGTCGAAGTACGCGCTGGTCATCTTCGCCGCCAAGCGCGCGCGCCAGGTCAACGCCTACTACAGCCAGCTCGGTGAGGGCCTGCTGGAGTACGTCGGTCCGCTCGTCGAGACCACTCCGCAGGAGAAGCCGCTCTCGATCGCCATGCGCGAGATCAACTCCGGCCTGCTCACCGCTGAGCCGACCGACCAGCCGTAA
- the pyrF gene encoding orotidine-5'-phosphate decarboxylase: MESFGTRLHRAVVERGPLCVGIDPHPGLLDRWGLPDDVEGIDRFSRTVVEALGDRVAVVKPQSAFFERFGSRGVAILESTIRQLRDAGSLVLLDVKRGDIGSTVSAYASAYLDPSSPMYVDAVTASPYLGVGSLAPMFELAAAHGGGVFVLALTSNPEGAGVQRAVTADGRTVAQTVIDEISQLNRGAAPLGSFGLVVGATIGDTGHDLSGVGGPLLAPGLGAQGAGAADLRGVFGSSLSSVLPSYSREVLSAGPDVAALRAAADRVLADCRAVLPAR, translated from the coding sequence ATGGAGAGCTTCGGGACCCGGCTGCACCGGGCGGTCGTCGAGCGGGGGCCGCTCTGCGTGGGCATCGACCCCCATCCCGGTCTGCTGGACCGCTGGGGCCTTCCGGACGACGTCGAGGGGATCGACCGGTTCAGCCGAACCGTCGTGGAAGCCCTCGGTGACCGGGTTGCGGTGGTCAAGCCTCAGTCGGCCTTTTTCGAGCGGTTCGGATCCCGAGGCGTGGCGATTCTTGAGTCAACTATCCGACAGTTACGGGATGCCGGCTCGCTCGTTCTGCTCGACGTCAAGCGTGGCGACATCGGCTCGACGGTGAGCGCGTACGCCTCCGCGTACCTCGATCCATCGAGCCCCATGTATGTCGACGCGGTCACCGCGAGCCCCTACCTCGGAGTAGGTTCGCTGGCGCCGATGTTCGAGCTGGCCGCCGCGCACGGCGGCGGCGTGTTCGTGCTGGCGCTCACCTCCAACCCCGAGGGCGCCGGCGTGCAGCGGGCGGTCACCGCCGACGGTCGCACCGTCGCGCAAACCGTGATCGACGAGATTTCCCAGCTCAACAGGGGTGCTGCACCCCTCGGAAGCTTCGGTCTGGTGGTCGGCGCGACCATCGGTGACACCGGTCACGACCTCTCCGGGGTGGGGGGTCCACTGCTCGCTCCGGGCCTCGGCGCGCAGGGTGCCGGGGCGGCCGATCTGCGTGGCGTCTTCGGATCGAGCCTCTCCTCGGTGCTCCCGTCGTACTCCCGGGAGGTGCTCTCGGCGGGCCCCGACGTCGCCGCCCTGCGAGCCGCCGCGGACCGCGTCCTCGCCGACTGCCGCGCCGTTCTGCCTGCCCGGTGA
- a CDS encoding adenosylmethionine--8-amino-7-oxononanoate transaminase — MTPEEILAADRAHVWHPYAALPPSNTPYVVRDAEGVRLRLADGRELVDGMSSWWAAIHGYRHPVLDAAVTDQLGRMSHVMFGGLTHEPAVRLAQTLVELTPEGLEHVFLADSGSVGVEVAVKMCLQYQRAVGRPQRRRLATWRGGYHGDTFHPMSVCDPEGGMHHLWSDVLPRQVFAPAPPGGFTDPPEDAYVAALLETIERHADELAAVIVEPVVQGAGGMRFHHPGYLRVLREVTRANGVLLIFDEIATGFGRTGALFAAEHAGVTPDVLCVGKALTGGYLTLAATLCTPEIARGISAAGVLAHGPTFMGNPLACAVANASIGLLRDGDWSTRVAGISAGLRAGLEPLRGAPGVRDVRVLGAIGVVQLDHEVDLGAATAAAVEQGVWLRPFRDLIYTMPPYVTDDVDLARIAAGVTAAVTAG; from the coding sequence GTGACACCCGAGGAGATCCTGGCCGCCGACCGTGCCCACGTCTGGCATCCGTACGCGGCGTTGCCGCCGTCCAACACGCCGTACGTGGTGCGCGACGCCGAGGGCGTACGCCTGCGGCTGGCCGACGGGCGCGAGCTGGTGGACGGGATGTCCTCCTGGTGGGCGGCGATCCACGGCTACCGCCACCCGGTGCTGGACGCGGCGGTGACCGACCAGCTCGGCCGGATGAGCCACGTGATGTTCGGCGGGCTCACCCACGAGCCCGCGGTGCGGTTGGCCCAGACCCTCGTCGAGCTGACCCCGGAAGGGCTGGAGCACGTGTTCCTGGCCGACTCCGGCTCGGTCGGTGTCGAGGTGGCGGTGAAGATGTGCCTGCAGTACCAGCGGGCCGTCGGGCGCCCACAGCGCCGCCGCCTGGCGACCTGGCGGGGCGGCTACCACGGCGACACGTTCCACCCGATGAGCGTCTGCGACCCGGAGGGCGGGATGCACCACCTGTGGAGCGACGTCCTGCCCCGGCAGGTGTTCGCCCCGGCGCCGCCGGGCGGCTTCACCGATCCGCCCGAGGACGCGTACGTGGCGGCGCTGTTGGAGACCATCGAGCGGCACGCCGACGAGCTGGCCGCGGTGATCGTGGAGCCGGTCGTGCAGGGCGCCGGTGGGATGCGCTTCCACCATCCGGGCTACCTGCGGGTGCTGCGTGAGGTGACCCGGGCCAACGGGGTGCTGCTGATCTTCGACGAGATCGCCACCGGGTTCGGCCGAACCGGTGCGCTGTTCGCGGCCGAGCACGCCGGGGTGACGCCGGACGTGCTGTGCGTGGGCAAGGCCCTCACCGGCGGCTACCTGACGCTCGCGGCGACCCTCTGCACCCCGGAGATCGCCCGGGGCATCTCCGCGGCGGGTGTGCTGGCCCACGGGCCCACCTTCATGGGCAACCCGTTGGCCTGTGCCGTGGCGAACGCCTCCATCGGGCTGCTGCGGGACGGGGACTGGTCGACACGGGTGGCCGGGATCAGCGCCGGCCTGCGCGCCGGCCTGGAGCCCCTGCGCGGCGCGCCGGGCGTGCGCGACGTACGGGTGCTCGGCGCGATCGGCGTTGTCCAACTCGACCACGAGGTCGACCTGGGCGCGGCCACCGCGGCAGCGGTCGAGCAGGGGGTGTGGCTGCGTCCGTTCCGCGACCTGATCTACACCATGCCGCCGTACGTCACCGACGACGTCGACCTGGCCCGGATCGCGGCCGGGGTGACGGCGGCGGTGACGGCCGGCTGA
- the metK gene encoding methionine adenosyltransferase, which produces MTRRLFTSESVTEGHPDKIADQISDGILDALLAEDPHSRVAVETMITTGQVHIAGEVTTKAYADIPTIVRRTILDIGYDSSKKGFDGASCGVSVSIGAQSADIAQGVDNAFELRTGASESALDAQGAGDQGMMFGFACSETPELMPLPIALAHRLARRLSAVRKDGTIPYLRPDGKTQVTIEYEGLRPIRLNTVVVSSQHAADISLDSLLTPDVRDHVIAPELESLGLDTEGYRLLVNPTGRFEIGGPMGDAGLTGRKIIVDTYGGYARHGGGAFSGKDPSKVDRSAAYAMRWVAKNVVAAGLAERCEAQVAYAIGKAHPVSLFIETFGTETVPVSSIEKAVGEVFDLRPAAIIRDLNLLRPIYQQTAAYGHFGRELPDLSWESTDRAADLKSAAGA; this is translated from the coding sequence GTGACACGCCGCCTCTTCACGTCCGAATCGGTCACGGAAGGCCACCCGGACAAGATCGCCGACCAGATCAGCGATGGGATCCTCGACGCGCTGCTCGCCGAGGACCCGCACAGTCGCGTGGCGGTGGAGACGATGATCACCACTGGTCAGGTGCACATCGCCGGTGAGGTGACCACCAAGGCGTACGCCGACATCCCGACGATCGTCCGTCGCACGATCCTCGACATCGGCTACGACTCGTCGAAGAAGGGCTTCGACGGCGCCTCCTGCGGGGTCAGCGTCTCCATCGGCGCGCAGTCGGCGGACATCGCCCAGGGTGTGGACAACGCGTTCGAGCTGCGCACCGGAGCGTCGGAGAGCGCGCTCGACGCGCAGGGCGCCGGTGACCAGGGCATGATGTTCGGCTTCGCCTGCTCGGAGACGCCCGAGCTGATGCCGCTGCCGATCGCGCTCGCCCACCGGCTGGCCCGCCGCCTCTCCGCGGTGCGCAAGGACGGCACGATCCCGTACCTGCGGCCGGACGGCAAGACCCAGGTCACCATCGAGTACGAAGGGCTGCGCCCGATCCGGCTGAACACCGTCGTCGTGTCCAGCCAGCACGCCGCCGACATCTCGCTCGACTCGCTGCTCACCCCGGACGTGCGCGACCACGTCATCGCTCCCGAGCTGGAGAGCCTCGGCCTGGACACCGAGGGCTACCGGCTGCTGGTCAACCCGACCGGCCGGTTCGAGATCGGTGGCCCGATGGGTGACGCCGGGCTGACCGGCCGCAAGATCATCGTCGACACCTACGGCGGGTACGCCCGCCACGGCGGCGGCGCGTTCTCCGGCAAGGACCCGTCCAAGGTGGACCGTTCGGCCGCGTACGCGATGCGCTGGGTGGCCAAGAACGTGGTGGCCGCCGGTCTCGCCGAGCGGTGCGAGGCGCAGGTCGCCTACGCCATCGGCAAGGCGCACCCGGTGAGCCTGTTCATCGAGACCTTCGGCACTGAGACGGTGCCGGTCTCCTCGATCGAGAAGGCCGTCGGCGAGGTCTTCGACCTGCGTCCGGCCGCGATCATCCGCGACCTCAACCTGCTCCGCCCGATCTACCAGCAGACCGCCGCGTACGGCCACTTCGGCCGCGAGCTGCCGGACCTGAGCTGGGAGAGCACCGACCGGGCCGCCGACCTCAAGTCGGCTGCGGGAGCCTGA
- a CDS encoding primosomal protein N', producing MTAARRSDRRPAPGSPVARVCVDVPLAHLDRPFDYLVPAELDEVAVPGTRVRVRFAGQLVDGWLLSRADDSGHTGRLAYLEKVVSPEAVLAPEIARLARAVADRYAGSLADVLRLAVPPRHARVEKEPSDPASTLATSTTTVDPRGWRDYPTGPALLRALTDGRAPRAVFSALPGEDWTARYADAVAATVAGGRGAVVVVPDARDLDRLDAALTSLLGPGRHVSLTAALGPARRYRAFLAARRGQVPVVIGTRAAMFAPVDRLGLVAIWDDGDDLHSEPRAPYPHARDVLLTRAQLAEAAALVGGYARTAEAQLLLETGWAREVVADRATVRARVPSITPTGDDPQLARDPGAATARLPSLAWTAARDALRQDLPVLVQVPRRGYLPSISCAQCRTPARCAHCAGPLALPSAGGTPVCRWCARVAAAYACPECGGRRLRAAVTGARRTAEELGRAFPDVPVRTSGREEVLTDVPGGAALVVATPGAEPVAEGGYGAVLLLDSWALLTRADLRAGEEALRRWLAAAALARSAPAGRVVVVADGALAPVQALLRWDAGWFAGRELAERRELGFPPAVRMASVTGPAEAVADLLAAARLPDDAEVLGPVPAEEGRERMLVRVPRARAAALAEALHSAAGARAARKAADPVRLQVDPLSLF from the coding sequence CTGACCGCCGCCAGGCGTAGCGACCGGCGACCCGCTCCTGGGTCGCCGGTCGCTCGCGTCTGCGTCGATGTTCCGCTGGCGCACCTGGACCGGCCGTTCGACTACCTGGTGCCGGCGGAGCTGGACGAGGTGGCGGTGCCCGGCACCCGGGTCAGGGTGCGCTTCGCCGGGCAGCTCGTCGACGGGTGGCTGCTGTCCCGCGCCGACGACTCCGGGCACACCGGCCGGCTCGCGTACCTGGAGAAGGTGGTCTCGCCGGAGGCCGTGCTGGCGCCCGAGATCGCCCGGCTGGCCCGCGCGGTCGCCGACCGGTACGCGGGCAGCCTCGCCGACGTGCTCCGGCTCGCCGTGCCGCCCCGGCACGCGCGGGTCGAGAAGGAGCCCTCTGACCCGGCGTCCACCCTGGCGACCAGCACGACCACCGTCGACCCGCGGGGATGGCGGGACTACCCGACCGGCCCGGCCCTGCTGCGCGCGCTCACCGACGGCCGCGCCCCCCGGGCGGTCTTCTCGGCGTTGCCCGGCGAGGACTGGACCGCCCGCTACGCCGACGCGGTGGCGGCCACCGTCGCCGGTGGGCGCGGCGCGGTGGTGGTGGTGCCCGACGCCCGCGACCTCGACCGGCTCGACGCCGCGCTCACCAGCCTGCTCGGCCCGGGACGGCACGTCAGCCTCACCGCCGCGCTCGGACCGGCCCGGCGCTACCGGGCGTTCCTCGCCGCGCGTCGCGGACAGGTGCCGGTGGTGATCGGCACCCGGGCGGCGATGTTCGCCCCGGTGGATCGGCTCGGCCTCGTGGCGATCTGGGACGACGGTGACGACCTGCACTCCGAGCCCCGGGCGCCGTACCCGCACGCCCGCGACGTGCTGCTCACCCGCGCCCAGCTCGCGGAGGCCGCCGCGCTGGTCGGCGGGTACGCGCGCACCGCCGAGGCGCAGCTGCTGCTGGAGACCGGCTGGGCGCGGGAGGTGGTCGCCGACCGGGCCACCGTACGGGCCCGGGTCCCGTCGATCACCCCGACCGGTGACGACCCGCAGCTGGCCCGGGACCCGGGGGCGGCCACCGCCCGGCTGCCCAGCCTGGCGTGGACGGCCGCCCGGGACGCCCTCCGGCAGGACCTGCCGGTGCTGGTGCAGGTGCCCCGGCGGGGTTACCTGCCGTCGATCTCCTGCGCCCAGTGCCGCACCCCGGCCCGCTGCGCGCACTGCGCCGGCCCGCTGGCGCTGCCCTCGGCGGGTGGCACTCCGGTCTGCCGGTGGTGTGCGCGGGTGGCGGCGGCGTACGCCTGCCCGGAGTGCGGTGGACGGCGGCTGCGGGCGGCGGTGACCGGCGCCCGGCGGACCGCCGAGGAGTTGGGCCGGGCGTTTCCCGACGTGCCGGTGCGTACCTCCGGGCGGGAGGAGGTGCTGACCGACGTGCCGGGCGGGGCGGCCCTGGTGGTGGCCACCCCCGGGGCCGAGCCGGTGGCCGAGGGTGGCTACGGCGCGGTGCTGCTGCTCGACTCGTGGGCCCTGCTGACCCGGGCCGACCTGCGTGCCGGCGAGGAGGCGTTGCGTCGTTGGCTGGCGGCGGCGGCGCTGGCCCGGTCGGCGCCGGCCGGCCGGGTGGTGGTGGTCGCCGACGGCGCGCTCGCCCCGGTGCAGGCGCTGCTGCGCTGGGACGCCGGCTGGTTCGCCGGCCGCGAGCTGGCCGAGCGCCGGGAGCTGGGGTTTCCGCCGGCGGTCCGGATGGCGAGCGTCACCGGGCCGGCCGAGGCGGTGGCGGATCTGCTCGCCGCGGCCCGGTTGCCGGACGACGCCGAGGTGCTCGGACCGGTGCCGGCCGAGGAGGGCCGGGAGCGGATGCTGGTCCGGGTGCCCCGGGCCCGGGCTGCCGCGCTGGCCGAGGCCCTGCACTCGGCCGCCGGTGCCCGCGCCGCCCGCAAGGCCGCCGATCCGGTTCGTCTTCAGGTCGACCCGCTCAGCCTGTTCTGA
- the coaBC gene encoding bifunctional phosphopantothenoylcysteine decarboxylase/phosphopantothenate--cysteine ligase CoaBC produces the protein MSASIVLGVGGGIAAYKACELLRLFTESGHRVRVVPTASALRFVGAPTWAALSGQPVADDVWTDVHEVPHVRLGKQADLVVVAPTTTDLLAKAAHGLADDLLTNTLLTARCPVLLAPAMHTEMWEHPATVANVATLRARGVLVLDPAVGRLTGADTGKGRLPDPGEIFAVARQLLARGAAAPADLAGRRVVVTAGGTREPLDPVRFLGNRSSGKQGYAFARSAVARGARVTLIAANVGLADPAGVDLVRVGTTAELREATLKAAVEADAVVMAAAPADFRPATYAPGKIKKADDGVAPTIALVTNPDIAAELGQRKRPEQLLVVFAAETGDAEANGRAKLARKRADLIVINEVGVDKVFGADTNTVTVIAADGAVNRLPEQAKESVADAVWDLVVARLPERS, from the coding sequence ATGTCCGCCTCGATCGTCCTCGGGGTCGGCGGCGGCATCGCCGCCTACAAGGCGTGTGAACTGCTGCGGCTCTTCACCGAATCGGGTCACCGGGTCCGGGTCGTGCCGACCGCGTCGGCGCTCCGCTTCGTCGGAGCGCCGACCTGGGCCGCGCTCTCCGGTCAGCCGGTCGCCGACGACGTCTGGACCGACGTCCACGAGGTGCCACACGTCCGGCTCGGCAAGCAGGCAGACCTCGTGGTGGTCGCGCCGACCACCACCGACCTGCTCGCCAAGGCCGCGCACGGGCTCGCCGACGACCTGCTGACCAACACCCTGCTGACCGCCCGCTGCCCGGTGCTGCTGGCGCCGGCCATGCACACCGAGATGTGGGAGCACCCGGCCACCGTCGCCAACGTCGCCACGCTGCGCGCCCGGGGCGTCCTGGTCCTCGACCCCGCTGTCGGCCGGCTCACCGGCGCCGACACCGGCAAGGGTCGGCTGCCCGATCCGGGGGAGATCTTCGCCGTCGCCCGCCAGCTCCTGGCCCGGGGCGCCGCCGCCCCCGCCGACCTGGCCGGGCGCCGGGTGGTGGTCACCGCCGGCGGCACCCGCGAACCGCTGGACCCGGTGCGGTTCCTCGGCAACCGCTCCTCCGGCAAGCAGGGGTACGCGTTCGCCCGGTCGGCGGTCGCCCGGGGCGCCCGGGTCACCCTGATCGCGGCCAACGTCGGTCTCGCCGACCCGGCCGGCGTCGACCTAGTCCGGGTGGGCACCACCGCCGAGCTGCGGGAGGCCACGCTGAAGGCCGCCGTCGAGGCCGACGCCGTGGTGATGGCGGCGGCTCCGGCCGACTTCCGCCCCGCGACGTACGCCCCCGGCAAGATCAAAAAGGCGGACGACGGCGTCGCGCCCACCATCGCGCTCGTCACCAATCCGGACATCGCGGCGGAGCTGGGCCAGCGCAAACGACCGGAGCAACTGCTCGTGGTGTTCGCGGCCGAGACCGGCGACGCGGAGGCCAACGGCCGCGCCAAGCTCGCCCGCAAGCGGGCCGACCTCATCGTGATCAATGAGGTCGGCGTGGACAAGGTCTTCGGCGCCGACACCAACACCGTGACCGTCATCGCCGCTGACGGCGCTGTCAACCGGCTGCCCGAGCAGGCCAAGGAGTCGGTCGCCGACGCCGTGTGGGATCTCGTCGTGGCGCGGCTGCCCGAACGGTCCTGA
- a CDS encoding guanylate kinase yields the protein MSTDGETRPAARLTVLAGPSGSGRESVVERVRARSPSVWIPVTATTRPRRESEVDGVDRVFLASAEFDRRLVDGELLEWSRIGSYRRGTPLPPLRARLDAGQPVLLPLDLPGAPLIRARLPDARLVLLSPPGYAPDVRVAAGFTHTLTHDHTERVADELVGLLGSSYPDPAWSRVRG from the coding sequence GTGAGCACGGATGGCGAGACGCGCCCGGCGGCTCGGCTCACTGTCCTGGCTGGACCTTCGGGTTCCGGCAGGGAGAGTGTCGTCGAGCGCGTCCGGGCGCGTTCTCCGTCCGTGTGGATCCCGGTCACGGCCACCACGAGACCGCGCCGGGAGTCGGAGGTCGACGGGGTCGACCGGGTCTTCCTCGCCTCCGCAGAGTTCGATCGACGGCTCGTCGACGGCGAGCTGCTGGAATGGTCTCGAATCGGTTCGTACCGCCGGGGCACCCCTCTTCCACCGCTGCGGGCCCGGCTCGACGCCGGCCAGCCGGTGCTGCTCCCGCTCGACCTGCCCGGCGCCCCGCTGATCCGGGCCCGGCTGCCCGATGCCCGGCTGGTGCTGCTGAGCCCACCCGGGTACGCGCCGGACGTCCGGGTGGCGGCGGGCTTCACGCACACGCTGACCCACGACCACACCGAGCGGGTGGCCGATGAGCTGGTAGGCTTACTCGGTTCTTCTTATCCGGATCCGGCCTGGTCGCGCGTGCGTGGCTGA
- a CDS encoding AAA family ATPase, whose translation MTVGQSIVFNGDLGSGKSTVSVEIAKRLGMRRVSVGDLYREMAQQRQMTALQLNLHAELDQAVDGYVDQLQRDIAASGERLVMDSRLAWHFFTDALKVHMITEPGEAARRVLARPSGPAESYTSLEEAKAKLRERSASERSRFIIRYGVDKARLRNYDLICDTTRASADEVIEHIVAAYEGTLGAEVLRDAPPLLLLDPARVYPTEDIATLRGLWDTDFVGDVAEAGDEALEPLKIGFTGEYFFVVDGHRRLSAALQSGFSLVPAQLVAEVDEPVVGGMTAVDYFAAQVRPGLIYDWESAHRIHLPLPEPALLRGDAVLAGDPSASA comes from the coding sequence GTGACCGTTGGACAATCGATCGTCTTCAACGGCGACCTCGGCAGCGGCAAGAGCACCGTGTCGGTCGAGATCGCCAAGCGGCTCGGCATGCGTCGGGTCAGCGTGGGGGACCTCTACCGGGAGATGGCGCAGCAGCGGCAGATGACCGCCCTGCAGCTCAACCTGCACGCCGAGCTGGACCAGGCGGTCGACGGCTACGTCGACCAGCTCCAGCGCGACATCGCCGCCTCCGGTGAGCGCCTCGTCATGGACTCCCGGCTGGCGTGGCACTTCTTCACCGACGCGCTCAAGGTGCACATGATCACCGAGCCGGGTGAGGCGGCCCGCCGGGTGCTCGCGCGGCCGTCCGGGCCGGCCGAGAGCTACACCTCCCTGGAGGAGGCCAAGGCCAAGCTGCGGGAGCGCAGCGCGAGCGAGCGCAGCCGGTTCATCATCCGCTACGGGGTGGACAAGGCCCGGTTGCGCAACTACGACCTGATCTGTGACACCACCCGGGCGTCCGCGGACGAGGTGATCGAGCACATCGTCGCCGCGTACGAGGGGACGCTCGGCGCCGAGGTGCTGCGCGACGCCCCGCCGCTGCTGCTGCTCGACCCGGCCCGGGTCTACCCGACCGAGGACATCGCGACCCTGCGAGGTCTGTGGGACACCGACTTCGTCGGCGACGTGGCCGAGGCCGGCGACGAGGCCCTGGAGCCGCTGAAGATCGGCTTCACCGGTGAGTACTTCTTCGTCGTCGACGGTCACCGCCGCCTGAGCGCCGCCCTGCAGAGCGGGTTCTCGCTGGTCCCCGCCCAGTTGGTCGCCGAGGTCGACGAGCCGGTCGTGGGCGGGATGACGGCCGTCGACTACTTCGCGGCCCAGGTGCGCCCCGGTCTGATCTACGACTGGGAGTCGGCTCACAGGATCCATCTGCCGCTGCCCGAGCCGGCGCTGCTGCGCGGCGACGCGGTGCTGGCCGGCGACCCGAGCGCCAGCGCCTAG
- the mihF gene encoding integration host factor, actinobacterial type, with the protein MPLPSLTPEQRAAALEKAAEIRKARAQLKEQLKQGKTTLGAVLERAESDDVVGKLKVSAVLQAMPGIGKIRATQIMEKLKIADSRRLRGLGEQQRKALLGEFAAN; encoded by the coding sequence GTGCCGCTCCCGTCACTGACCCCCGAACAACGCGCTGCCGCGCTCGAGAAGGCCGCGGAGATCCGCAAGGCCCGTGCTCAGCTGAAGGAGCAGCTCAAGCAGGGCAAGACCACCCTCGGTGCTGTCCTCGAGCGCGCCGAGAGCGACGATGTCGTCGGCAAGCTCAAGGTGTCGGCCGTGCTGCAGGCCATGCCGGGCATCGGCAAGATCCGGGCCACCCAGATCATGGAGAAGCTCAAGATCGCCGACAGCCGTCGCCTGCGTGGCCTCGGCGAGCAGCAGCGCAAGGCACTGCTTGGAGAGTTCGCCGCCAACTGA